A DNA window from Alligator mississippiensis isolate rAllMis1 chromosome 11, rAllMis1, whole genome shotgun sequence contains the following coding sequences:
- the MFGE8 gene encoding lactadherin isoform X1, with product MERALLVLAALGAARGDFCEVNQCKNGGTCLTNVSDGPFFCLCPDGFTGIDCNDTEKGPCHPNPCHNNGECQIPPNRGDVFTEYICKCPSGFEGTHCQENKNECSSQPCRNGGTCLDLDGDYSCKCSSPFLGRTCQIRCANLLGMEGGAIADAQLSASSVYYGFLGLQRWGPELARLNNQGIVNAWTSSNYDKNPWIQANLLRKMRLTGIITQGASRAGKAEYARIFRVAYSLDGREFMFYKDEKHDREKVFLGNVDNYSMKTNMFNTPITAQYIRIYPMQCRRACTLRFELIGCEMNVYFNMAGCSEPLGMKSRLISDQQITASSAFKTWGLDAFTWYPHYARLDKTGKTNAWTALSNNQSEWLQIDLQTQKKVTGIVTQGARDFGHIQYVAAYKVAYSDDGRSWTLYKDSQTNTTKIFHGNSDNSLHKKNVFDTPFYTRFVRILPVAWHNRITLRVELLGCDD from the exons ATGGAGCGGGCGCTGCTGGTGCTGGCGGCGCTGGGAGCGGCGCGCG GTGATTTCTGTGAGGTAAACCAGTGTAAGAATGGGGGCACCTGCCTGACCAACGTCAGTGATGGTCCGTTCTTTTGTCTTTGCCCGGATGGCTTCACTGGGATTGACTGTAACGACACAGAGAAAG GCCCCTGCCATCCTAATCCCTGCCACAATAATGGAGAGTGTCAGATCCCACCCAACAGGGGAGATGTCTTCACTGAATACATTTGCAAGTGTCCCTCTGGGTTTGAAGGCACCCACTGCCAAGAGA ACAAGAACGAGTGCTCCTCACAGCCGTGCAGAAATGGAGGCACCTGCCTTGATCTGGACGGCGACTATAGCTGCAAATGTTCCTCTCCCTTCCTGGGGAGGACCTGCCAGATCC GCTGTGCCAATCTGCTAGGCATGGAGGGAGGGGCCATTGCAGATGCCCAGCTCTCTGCCTCATCTGTGTACTACGGGTTCCTTGGCCTGCAGCGCTGGGGTCCTGAGCTTGCCCGGCTCAACAACCAGGGGATCGTGAATGCCTGGACCTCCAGTAACTATGACAAGAATCCCTGGATTCAG GCCAACCTGCTGAGGAAGATGAGGCTGACTGGCATCATCACCCAGGGTGCCAGCCGAGCGGGCAAGGCAGAGTATGCACGCATCTTCCGTGTAGCCTACAGCTTGGATGGGCGTGAGTTTATGTTCTACAAGGATGAGAAACATGACAGAGAAAAG GTGTTTCTTGGGAATGTGGATAACTACAGCATGAAGACCAACATGTTCAACACTCCCATCACGGCGCAGTATATCCGCATCTACCCCATGCAGTGCCGCCGGGCTTGCACGCTGCGCTTTGAGCTCATCGGCTGTGAGATGAATG TGTATTTCAACATGGCAGGTTGCTCGGAGCCACTGGGCATGAAATCCCGCCTGATCTCTGACCAGCAGATCACGGCCTCCAGTGCTTTCAAGACATGGGGCCTTGATGCCTTCACCTGGTACCCCCACTACGCCCGTCTGGACAAGACAGGCAAGACCAATGCCTGGACTGCTCTCAGCAATAACCAGTCTGAGTGGCTGCAG ATTGACCTCCAGACACAGAAGAAGGTCACTGGCATTGTCACCCAAGGGGCACGGGATTTTGGGCACATTCAGTATGTGGCAGCCTACAAGGTGGCCTACAGCGACGATGGACGGTCCTGGACTCTTTACAAGGACAGCCAGACAAACACCACCAAG ATCTTCCACGGGAACAGTGACAACAGCTTGCACAAGAAGAACGTGTTCGACACGCCCTTCTACACCCGCTTTGTGCGCATCCTGCCTGTGGCCTGGCACAACCGCATCACGCTGCGCGTGGAGCTCCTGGGCTGCGATGATTAG
- the MFGE8 gene encoding lactadherin isoform X2, whose amino-acid sequence MERALLVLAALGAARGDFCEVNQCKNGGTCLTNVSDGPFFCLCPDGFTGIDCNDTEKGPCHPNPCHNNGECQIPPNRGDVFTEYICKCPSGFEGTHCQENKNECSSQPCRNGGTCLDLDGDYSCKCSSPFLGRTCQIRCANLLGMEGGAIADAQLSASSVYYGFLGLQRWGPELARLNNQGIVNAWTSSNYDKNPWIQANLLRKMRLTGIITQGASRAGKAEYARIFRVAYSLDGREFMFYKDEKHDREKVFLGNVDNYSMKTNMFNTPITAQYIRIYPMQCRRACTLRFELIGCEMNGCSEPLGMKSRLISDQQITASSAFKTWGLDAFTWYPHYARLDKTGKTNAWTALSNNQSEWLQIDLQTQKKVTGIVTQGARDFGHIQYVAAYKVAYSDDGRSWTLYKDSQTNTTKIFHGNSDNSLHKKNVFDTPFYTRFVRILPVAWHNRITLRVELLGCDD is encoded by the exons ATGGAGCGGGCGCTGCTGGTGCTGGCGGCGCTGGGAGCGGCGCGCG GTGATTTCTGTGAGGTAAACCAGTGTAAGAATGGGGGCACCTGCCTGACCAACGTCAGTGATGGTCCGTTCTTTTGTCTTTGCCCGGATGGCTTCACTGGGATTGACTGTAACGACACAGAGAAAG GCCCCTGCCATCCTAATCCCTGCCACAATAATGGAGAGTGTCAGATCCCACCCAACAGGGGAGATGTCTTCACTGAATACATTTGCAAGTGTCCCTCTGGGTTTGAAGGCACCCACTGCCAAGAGA ACAAGAACGAGTGCTCCTCACAGCCGTGCAGAAATGGAGGCACCTGCCTTGATCTGGACGGCGACTATAGCTGCAAATGTTCCTCTCCCTTCCTGGGGAGGACCTGCCAGATCC GCTGTGCCAATCTGCTAGGCATGGAGGGAGGGGCCATTGCAGATGCCCAGCTCTCTGCCTCATCTGTGTACTACGGGTTCCTTGGCCTGCAGCGCTGGGGTCCTGAGCTTGCCCGGCTCAACAACCAGGGGATCGTGAATGCCTGGACCTCCAGTAACTATGACAAGAATCCCTGGATTCAG GCCAACCTGCTGAGGAAGATGAGGCTGACTGGCATCATCACCCAGGGTGCCAGCCGAGCGGGCAAGGCAGAGTATGCACGCATCTTCCGTGTAGCCTACAGCTTGGATGGGCGTGAGTTTATGTTCTACAAGGATGAGAAACATGACAGAGAAAAG GTGTTTCTTGGGAATGTGGATAACTACAGCATGAAGACCAACATGTTCAACACTCCCATCACGGCGCAGTATATCCGCATCTACCCCATGCAGTGCCGCCGGGCTTGCACGCTGCGCTTTGAGCTCATCGGCTGTGAGATGAATG GTTGCTCGGAGCCACTGGGCATGAAATCCCGCCTGATCTCTGACCAGCAGATCACGGCCTCCAGTGCTTTCAAGACATGGGGCCTTGATGCCTTCACCTGGTACCCCCACTACGCCCGTCTGGACAAGACAGGCAAGACCAATGCCTGGACTGCTCTCAGCAATAACCAGTCTGAGTGGCTGCAG ATTGACCTCCAGACACAGAAGAAGGTCACTGGCATTGTCACCCAAGGGGCACGGGATTTTGGGCACATTCAGTATGTGGCAGCCTACAAGGTGGCCTACAGCGACGATGGACGGTCCTGGACTCTTTACAAGGACAGCCAGACAAACACCACCAAG ATCTTCCACGGGAACAGTGACAACAGCTTGCACAAGAAGAACGTGTTCGACACGCCCTTCTACACCCGCTTTGTGCGCATCCTGCCTGTGGCCTGGCACAACCGCATCACGCTGCGCGTGGAGCTCCTGGGCTGCGATGATTAG